The nucleotide sequence TGTCCGTCGCGCAAAGCCTCGCCCACGAGTGGCAAGTACCTCTTCGGCGCCAATGCAAGAAGGCTTCGATAAATCGCGCCGAGAGCATCGCTTTCGTCTTCTCCCGCCAACAGGCGCGCGTGCAAAATCGCGGCGCAATTTTGCTCTCCCGTCGATGCAAGCGCTTCCGCGGCAGCCATCCGCACTTCCGGCAAGTCGTCAAATAGAAGCGGCGCCACTTCCAGAATCGCGTCGGGATGATCGATCCGCACGAGCGCATGCGCACAATAACCCCGCACGGCTCCGGCCGTATCCGTCGGCGGCCCGGGCGGCGTAAATTCGACCTGCTTGTGCCGCAAACCTTCCAAGTACAATTCGGGCACATGCGCCTCGAACATGACGAGCACATCGAGGAGCAATCGCTTGGCAATGCAGCCACGATCGGCAACTTCTCCCGCGAGCAGTCGTTTGCATGCGTCGGCAAGGTCCTTTTCGAGCGCCCGGGCTTCGAGCGTTTTGACGAGTTTCGCCGCTTCGCCAATGAAAAAGACGTTGTCGTCGGCCAATAGCTTACGTAATTCGACAATGGCTTCCGCCTCGGGCGCATCCGCGAGCTTGCGAAGTCGAGCGAGCTTATCGTCGAAGGTGTTTTTCCGAGGCGCCATGACGGGAAGGGTGGCCTGAAAGAGAGACGAACGCAAGCCTGCAACTCGTGTTTTATAACACTTCAAAATTGCCCCATGATCCAAATGCCTTTCCGATCGCGGTCCATCATCGGTGCGACGGAAAACATCGGAATTTCGATTCCAGCGACCTTGCGCGGTGCCGCCGCCGGTGTTTCCTTGTAATGCAGAAACGCGATATCGGTAGCCTGCCACAAACCTGCGGCAAGCCATGGACCCAAGATTGGCAACCAACTATGGGAATCCACGGCACTTCCAATGGCCCAACCTGCCAGCGGCGCCAAAACGTTGCCTCCGAAGCTCAGATACATACGACCCGTATTCCCATTTACCCCCGTGCACGATGGGCGTCGTGAACACGCCGCCAATGACCGTGGGAATGAGCAGCCAAAACCCTCCACCGAAAAGTCCACCAGCCGCCATGAGGTGCGTCGGCACGACACCGATGAGTGATTGCCAGCCATACCAAGAAACCTGGGGAGCCGGTTGTTGAATTCCCGCAGCTTGGACATTGTAATGCGGATAGGGTGGAGGCGCTTGCACCGGCGGCGGCGGTTGCGTGGTCGGTGGAGTCAAAGGCAGCGTCGGAGGAGGCAGTGGCGGTTCGGGCAACGCCGTCGGCGCAATCGGTTCGTGTGGCTCGTCCGCCCATGCCGATCCAGTCATCGAGACGGCGAAAACAAGTGGACATGCAAAGCGCTTCAGGTTGATGCACATCGACGACGGCCTCCCTCACACGCCATCGTACGAAATAGATAGGATGGGATGCAATGACGTATCTTCGAGCAGCTTTCTTTTGTGGTTCCCTCGTCCTCGGTGGTTGCTCCGACGATGGGCCACTCTTCCCAAAGAGCAATCTCATCGACGAAGCTGGCTTTGTCGAGATCGAGCCCGTCGATTACGCGCTCCACGGCGATTTCGGTACGCGCTCGTTCCGTTCCTCCGCAGCGGCTCTTCTACGCATTTCAACCCGCCGACGAATCACCTGAGGACAAAAGGCTCGCCGTGTTTTGGAACGGCGGCCCCGGCGCAGCTAGCGAAGTTCTGCTCGCCCTCGGCACGGGCCGCTCGAGCATCGATCCAGCATGGAATGGCGGATCGATCGTCGGGCCAAACCCCGCCCGTTTTACCGCATTCGCAAATACACTTTACATCGACGCTCGCGGAGCAGGTTTTTCTTATGGATTGCTCGACGATCCGTCCGATGCCGCCGCACGCGCGAACGAGTTTGCATTGCGAAACCACAATGCGTGGCTCGATGCGGCCGATTTCGTACGAGTTCTCTTACGGTTTTTTGCGACGCACCCGACGCTCGAACGTTCACGAGTGGCCTTCGTCGGCGAAAGCTACGGAGGCACGCGAGCTTCGATCGTGCTGCACCTCTTGATGCATCCGGACATGTACGGCGATGGCTCCGCACCGTACGAAGACAATGCGCTTTCCAATGAAATTCGCACGCACCTCGAAGTGACCGGCGCAGCCGAAAAAGGCGCGGCGGTCGATCCGGCACGCGTCGCCGAGCAATTCGGCACGCAAGTGCTCCTGCAACCGCGGCTGACCGAGCATCAAGCAACGTATACGGGCATTTTGCTGGAAGCCCCCGGCTCGGTGATGGACGATATCGCGCTCGAAACGGGCGTACCTTTCGTGCGCTGCTCGGACAAACCTCCGCCGTGTGACGCATATCGAAATGCGCTCGACCATCTGGATGCCGTGGGCCGCGACATGTACGACATGGAGCGTCCTTCGGGATATATGTTTGGCCGCTTCGATGACTTGACTGACAGAATGGTTTTACCGGACGTATTGGGAAAATGCCTTGGCGTAGATCCGAAGCGAATCGAAGGACTTTCGGCTGCATCGCGAAAAGGAGCCTTTCGCGTCGTCAATGCAGCCAATGCGTCTCCTCACCGCTCGATGCGGCGCTTGGAGCATTGCCGTCGTGGATCGATATTTTTGGTGGAAGTTTTCGACCTCATGAATTTACCTTTCGCGGCCCCGAAGCGGTGGCGCTTTCCGTGGACATCCCCGACGCGCGGTGGGGTGATCTGTTCCTCGACAATTTGCGCCACACGCGGACGCTCATTACGGCAGCATCGAGAGACATGGTGATCTATTCGCCAGCCATTGCTCCGGCGCTTGGATTGCACACGGTCGCGTCCGTCACGGAGGAGAATGAAGACCCGGCGCGCTCATTGCGACCTGGTCGCATTCGAGTCGACTATGCGGACGGGGAGACGAGGTACATACGGTTTCCACGGTACGATGCCGGGCACGTCGTAACGCTGGACACGCCGAAGGAGTTTGCGGAAGACGTCGAGGCGTTTTTCAGGGACGAATGAGAAGGGTTGTCGAGCCAACTTGCTTTTGTGGTAGGCATTCACGTCGTGTTTTGATAAAGCAGGACACCGTTCACTCGTTCAGGGAGGTTTTTCATGACGATGCTATCCACCGCAAAACCCGTCAACTACATCATGACGCGCGACCGCAAGACATCCGCAACCTTTTATGGTGAAACGCTTGGCTTGACGCACCTGTACACGGATCATGCTTCCGCCGT is from Polyangiaceae bacterium and encodes:
- a CDS encoding HEAT repeat domain-containing protein; this encodes MAPRKNTFDDKLARLRKLADAPEAEAIVELRKLLADDNVFFIGEAAKLVKTLEARALEKDLADACKRLLAGEVADRGCIAKRLLLDVLVMFEAHVPELYLEGLRHKQVEFTPPGPPTDTAGAVRGYCAHALVRIDHPDAILEVAPLLFDDLPEVRMAAAEALASTGEQNCAAILHARLLAGEDESDALGAIYRSLLALAPKRYLPLVGEALRDGQDAAALALGESRLPAALPVLKSGLERASGDLEGTILLSMALLRMEEATAYLRELVEKAPENRAAKAIEALALHRHDARVSDRVAEIVKARKSKKLARMFSEKFGRDV